Proteins from a genomic interval of Deltaproteobacteria bacterium:
- a CDS encoding LLM class flavin-dependent oxidoreductase, translated as MDLVREAERLGFHSVWTAEAYGSDAVTPLAWIGGQTSKIHLGAAIMQMSARTPAMTASTATSLDQLSGGRFLLGLGVSGPQVVEGWHGQPFGKPLTRTREYIEIVRAIWARERPLEHQGEHYQIPYRGPGATGLGKPLRSILHGRQIPIYIAATRSKSVAQAAEIADGWLAVWYSPYRTGFYRDALESGFRRAGGGKSLATFDVAPAVTVIQGDDVQACLDFV; from the coding sequence ATGGACCTCGTGCGCGAGGCCGAGCGCCTCGGCTTCCACTCGGTGTGGACGGCGGAGGCGTACGGCTCGGACGCGGTGACCCCGCTCGCCTGGATCGGCGGGCAGACGAGCAAGATCCACCTCGGCGCGGCGATCATGCAGATGTCGGCGCGCACGCCGGCCATGACGGCATCGACCGCGACCTCGCTCGACCAGCTCTCGGGCGGCCGCTTCCTCTTGGGGCTCGGCGTCTCCGGCCCGCAGGTGGTCGAGGGGTGGCACGGGCAGCCCTTCGGCAAGCCGCTCACGCGCACGCGCGAGTACATCGAGATCGTGCGCGCGATCTGGGCCCGCGAGCGCCCGCTCGAGCACCAGGGCGAGCACTACCAGATCCCGTATCGCGGCCCGGGCGCGACCGGTCTCGGGAAGCCGCTGCGCTCGATCCTCCACGGGCGCCAGATCCCCATCTACATCGCCGCCACGCGGTCGAAGAGCGTGGCACAGGCGGCCGAGATCGCCGACGGCTGGCTCGCGGTCTGGTACTCGCCCTACCGCACCGGCTTCTACCGCGACGCGCTCGAGTCGGGCTTCCGGCGCGCGGGTGGCGGGAAGTCGCTCGCCACCTTCGACGTGGCGCCCGCCGTCACCGTGATCCAGGGCGACGACGTGCAGGCCTGCCTCGACTTCGTG